The region GCCTTCGTGACATGCTGCTTCTCGATCTGGTCCGCCCCGTCTCCTGCGGCGTAGAAGTTCGCCTCTCTGATGAGGTCAGCGATGGCGGCGAACCGGGTCGAGAGTTTCTGCTGGTCCTCGGCAAGCCTTGAGCCGTACTCGATCACCCGGGCGATCGCATCCCTGCCGAGGTGCCGGAGTTTCTCCTCCCGGACGAGGTTGCACATAAAGTCGGCGTACTTCCCGGCGTTCTCGTCGTTCCTATCCATCACGACATCAAAGTCTGCCTTGACCTTGAAGAGTTCCTTGAAGTCGGGGTCAAGCCGGTAGAGGAGTTGGTAGAGCATCGGCGTCCCGATGAGGGTCACCTTGATATCGAGGGGGATGGCCTCAGGCTTGATAGTCTTTGCCGTGATGAACCCCATCCGCTCTCCCGGCTCCTCGATGACGGCTTTTCCGGTCTTCAAGGCTGTCTTGAGCCCTTCCCAAGAGAAGGGGTTGCGCAGGAGGTCTTCGACGCTGAGGACGAGGTAGCCGCCGTTGGCCATATGAAGCGAGCCCGACCGGATCATCGTAAAGTCGGTTGTGAAGATGCCGAACTGAACCTCCTTCTCGACCTTCCCGAGGAGGTTCTGGAAGGTGGGGTTCTGCTCGACGATCACCGGCGCCCCCTTGATGTCGGCGTTATCCACGACGACGTTCACGTCGTACTTCCGAAACGGGAGTTCCCGGATGAAGGCCTGGAACTGGGGCGGAACTTCGGGCTGCTCGGCGACCCCGAGGAAGGTCTGGAGGTTCTCGAGGATGTCGTTCTGGACGGCGTCGATGTAGGCCGGGACCTCCGGGACGTCGGCATACTTCTCTTTGAGTTCGGCGACGAGGTTCCCTATCGCGTAGAGGGCGATGTCGTGGTTCAGACTCCTGACGGCCTCGGCGCCCTGGCGCTCGATGTCCTGCACCTGCCGGAGCACGCTCCGGAGTTCGGTGTTGAGGGTGTCCCGGCGCCGCTGGACCTCGGCCCGTACTTCTTCGGGGAGGGTGATGACCTCCTCCTCGGGGATTGGTCTCCCGTTGATGACCGGGATAGTCAGGAGGCCGATAGGGCTCATCTGGATGACAAATCCCTCCTCCTGGGCGCGCTGGTTGATCCGGGCTATGAGGTCGGTCCTCCGGCCCTGGAGCGATTTGAGGGTGTTGTCGCGCCGTTTGGCGTATTCCTCGCTCTCGAACGCTCTCGGGAGCGCCTGGCGTGCCTCTTCGATGAACCGTTTCATGTCCTCCCTGAACCGGACGCCCCTCCCCGCCGGGAGGGCGATGGCGTCCGGTTCGTATTGGTTCTCGAAGTTGTGGACGTAGACCCAGTCGTTCGCCCGGGGTTTGGCCTTCGCGAGTTCGTCAAGGAAACTCCGGACGGCGGTCATCCGACCGGTGCCCTGGGCGCCCGAGGTGTAGACGTTGAACCCGGGTTCCCGGATCTCAAGGCCGAACCGCAGCGCCCGCAGCGCCCGTTCCTGGCCGATGATCTCCTCCAGCGGCCGCATCTCTTCGGTGCTGGCGCACTCTACCTTTCCCGGCTCGTAAACGTTCCGGTACTTTTCGATATCCAAAGGCTGAACCATCAGTCTCACCACAGTCCTAGTCGCAGGTATACGGCAGGATGCCTGCAGTCTTTAAAAAGATTCCCCGGTCCCGTACCCCTGCCGCTCATCGGATGCCCCGATGGATTGTTTTAATCGAATTCGCGCTTATGTGTACTATGTTCACATGCGGCTCTCTCTGCATCGGAGCCGCCGAAACAGGTGAGATCATGAGGATTGCGATTGCGCAGGACGGAAACCAGGTGTCCGGGCACTTCGGACACTGCGAAGGGTATGCGATCTTTGATGTCGAGGGGTCGGTCATCTACCGGAGGAACGACCTCCCGAACCCCGGCCATGAACCCGGGCGGCTCCCGGCCTTCCTTGCAGAGCACGGGGTCGACCTGATCATTGCAGGCGGGATGGGGCCGCGGGCCGTCGACCTCTTCCACGAAAAAGGGATCGAGGTGCTCCTCGGTATCAGCGGGAACGTCGACTACATCGCGCAGGACTACATCGCCGGCCGTCTCTCTCCGGGAGAGAGTACCTGCCACCACGAAGACGGCGGGGAGTGCGGCGGGCATTGAGTGGGTGTGCACCTACCTATAGGATTATGCCCATATGAGTAATAATTCCGAGTGGAGTGTATCAGTATGACAGTCTGTATCACGGCACGTGCCGCAGGCACGGATGCGCCTGCCGAGCAGCGGTTCGGCCGGGCACCCTGTTTCGTCTTCATCGATACCGAGACGGGGAAGTCGGAATCGGTTGAGAACCCCTTTACCGGGGTTGCCGGCGGGGTTGCGCCCCGGGCGGTCCAGGTGCTCTCGGAGCATGGCGCAACGGTCCTCATCACCGGGCAGATCGGCGGGAACGCCGCCCGGGCGCTCGAGGCGGGTGGGATCAAGGCATACGCCTACCGCGGAAGCGGCAGCGTGGCCGACGCCCTCGCGGCGTATACCGCAGGGAACCTGAAGCCGCTATGAGGGTCGCGATTGCGAGCGGCAAAGGCGGGACCGGGAAGAGCACGGTGGCGGCAAACCTCGCCTGGGCGCTCGCTCGTTCCCGCGATGTAGCGCTCGTCGACTGCGATGCCGAGGAGCCGAACCTCCATCTCTTCTTCCCGGCCCCGGCGACGGACGTTCCGGTGACGACCCCGGTCCCGGAGATCGATGCCGCCCGTTGCACCCTCTGTGGGGAATGCGGGAGGTTCTGCCGGTTTGGGGCGCTTACGGTGCTGAAGGACCGCGTCCTTATCTTCCCGGAACTATGCCGCTCTTGTGGAGGTTGTTCTCTTGTCTGTCCGCAGGGGGCCGTTCGGGAAACCTCGCGCACCATCGGCCGGGTCGCCTGCTCCCGGCCGTCACCTCACCTCACTCTGATCGGCGGGATCTTAAACGAGGGGGAGGTGCAGGCACCGGGGGTCATCAGGGCGGCAAAGACGCTCGCTGAGGGGCGCCCGCTCACCATCTACGACGCGCCGCCCGGGACGTCCTGCCCGGCCGTCGAGACCCTCGAGGGGAGCGATGCCTGTATCCTGGTCACGGAGTCGACACCGTTCGGGCTGCACGACCTCCGCCTCGCAGTGGAGGTGGCTGAGACTCTCGGCGTCCCCACCGGCGTCGTGATCAACCGGAGCGACGGGCAGGATGAGGCGACCGTTGCGTTCTGTCGAGAGCGCGGGCTTCCCGTCCTGATGACCATCCCGTTCTCCAGGGAGATCGCCGCCGTCCAGAACCGGGGCGGGCTCATCAGCCGCGATCTCCCCGGGTGGGAGGAGCGGTTTGCCGGCCTCTTCGAAGCGGTCCTGGGGGTGAGCCCGTGATCAGGCTCGCGGTCGTGAGCGGCAAGGGCGGTACGGGGAAGACGATGGTGACGGCGGCGCTCGCGGACATCGGCGGGGTGCCGCAGGTCCTCGCCGACTGCGACGTGGACGCCGCGAACCTGGCTCTCCTCCTCGCGCCCCGGCGACTCACCACGGAGGAGTTTCGGGGGCTTGCGGCGGCCCGGATCGACCCTGCGCGGTGCCGCGACTGCGGGATCTGCGCGGACCGCTGCCGGTTTGGGGCGATCGTGCGCCGAGACGATGCCTGGACGGTGGACGCCCTGCACTGTGAGGGGTGCGGCGTCTGCGCCTACGCTTGCCCGATGGGGGCGATCTCGATGGAGCCCCGTGTCTGCGGCGAGATCTACACCTCGACGACCGACTTGGGCGATCTTGCCCACGCCCGGCTCTTCCCGGGTTCCGGGAACTCGGGGCTGCTCGTCACCGAGGTGAAGAAGCGGGCCGCGGCCCTCTCGAAGGGTGCCGACCTGATGCTCGCCGACGGTCCCCCTGGGATCGGGTGTCCGCTGATCGCGACGGTCGGCGGTATGGGCGCGGTTCTCATCGTGACGGAACCGGGCATCTCGGCGCTCCACGACCTCGGAAGGCTGGTGACGGTCTGCCGGCGGTTCGACGTCCGTATCTTCGTCGCGATCAACCGGTTCGACCTCGCGGAGGATATCTGCAGGGAGATCGAGGACTACTGCGCGAAGGAGGATATCACCGTGGCCGGGAAGATCCCGTTCGACCCGGCGGTGGTCGCGGCGGTGCAAAGCGGCCGGCCCGCAACCAGGGGCGACTCCCCGGCGGCGGAGGCGCTCCGGGCTCTCCGGGATAACCTCTTCCGGGAACTTGGGCTCCAATGAACCCGCCGCCCTTATCTTCCCCGTGAGCTGCGCCGCTCCGAGGGGGGTGAAATATTGCCTGTTCTCGGCGAAAAAGAGAGTTTGTCGGTTTAGAACCGGGGTTTTCTGTGCTTCGGGAGGCAGTCCTGGCAATATACGGGTCTGCCTTCGGTCGGCTTGAAGGGGACTTCGCACTCTTTCCCGCAGTCCGAGCAAATAGTCTTCGTCATTTCCCGGGGGCCGCCGAAGTTCCTCGGACCGCCGAAATTTCTGTTGCTTCTGTTATAATCCATTGGATTGCTCATGCAGATAGAACACTGCCTGTAGAGTTATGGGGGTATAGTATATAAGGTGCTTCACCCGTGGGGAGTGGTGTTCCGGGTCTGCTTCCACGCCCGGAGGACGGGTTCCCGGAGAGTCTCCGGCACGGGACGGAGCGCTCCCGGCAATCCCATCATCACGGGCTTTTTTTGGTTTGCCGCTCAATGTATAAGGAGATGAAGACCCAGATCGAAGAGGCCCGGGAGGGAACCATCACCTCCCGGATGGCAGCGGTCGCATCGGCCGAAGGGATCGATGCGGAAGACCTCCGCTACTCCGTCGCTGCCGGAGAAGCCGTCATCATGACACGGGGATCATGCTCGATCGGCATCGGCCGCGGGCTGCGGACAAAAGTCAATGTCAACCTCGGGACCTCAACCGCCCGGGTTCGCCCCGCGGAGGAGGTCGAGAAGGCCCGGACCGCCGAACGGCACGGCGCGGATACCATCACCGACCTCTCCGCCGGAGGGGAGATCTCGGCGATTCGGCAGGCGATCTTTGCCGCCACCACCCTCCCGGTAACCACGGTGCCGATCTATCAGACCGCCGCCGAGATCGGCCTCGATGCTATGACCGCTGAGGATATCCTCGCCACCATACGAAGCCAGGCAGAGGAAGGAGTCTCCTCGTTCGTCCTCCATGCCGTCGGCAGGGAGATGATCGATGCCGCTTGGGACGGGGAGCGGATCATGGGGGTCGTCTCGAAGGGGGGATCGATCACCGCCGCCTACATGCTTGCCCACGACGTCGAGAACCCCTTCGTCGAGCACTTCGACGAGATCCTCGCCATTCTCAAGGAACATGATATCGTCCTCTCCCTCGGCAACACGATGCGGAGCGGATGCATCCACGACGAGATGGATGAGGCCCAGAAGATGGAGATGCGCTGGAACGCACGGCTTGCCGCCTACGCCCACGAACGCGGCGTCCAGACGATCATCGAGGGGCTCGGCGGCCATGTCAGGGCCGACCGGATCCCCCGTTACCTCAGGCGCTACCGGGAGTACTCCCCTGCGCCGCTCTTTGTCGCCGGCCCTCTTCCCATCGACACCGCCGTCGGCTACGACCATATCGCCGGGTGCGTCGGCGCAAGCATCGCAAGCGGCGCAGGCGCCGATTACCTCTGCTACCTCACCCCGGCCGAACACCTCGGTCTCCCGACCCCGGACCAGGTGCGGGAGGGGCTCATCGCCTTCAAGATCGCGGCTCACATCGGCGACTCGATCAAGTACGGTCTGGACGACGAGGACCTCGCCCTCGCCCGCTCTCGTTCCCGCCTTGACTGGGATGGGCAGGTCGCCCATGCCGTCGACCCGGAGACCGCGCGAACCCTCGCCCCCGAACCCGGGCCATGCACGATGTGCGGCGACTTCTGTGCGGTGGCCATGATGAAGCGGCTCAAAGAGCAGAGGTAGGGATCTTCTCTCCCTCTTCCCATCCTCCCGGCGGTCGTCGAGTTCCA is a window of Methanoculleus sp. 7T DNA encoding:
- a CDS encoding Lon protease family protein, with the protein product MVQPLDIEKYRNVYEPGKVECASTEEMRPLEEIIGQERALRALRFGLEIREPGFNVYTSGAQGTGRMTAVRSFLDELAKAKPRANDWVYVHNFENQYEPDAIALPAGRGVRFREDMKRFIEEARQALPRAFESEEYAKRRDNTLKSLQGRRTDLIARINQRAQEEGFVIQMSPIGLLTIPVINGRPIPEEEVITLPEEVRAEVQRRRDTLNTELRSVLRQVQDIERQGAEAVRSLNHDIALYAIGNLVAELKEKYADVPEVPAYIDAVQNDILENLQTFLGVAEQPEVPPQFQAFIRELPFRKYDVNVVVDNADIKGAPVIVEQNPTFQNLLGKVEKEVQFGIFTTDFTMIRSGSLHMANGGYLVLSVEDLLRNPFSWEGLKTALKTGKAVIEEPGERMGFITAKTIKPEAIPLDIKVTLIGTPMLYQLLYRLDPDFKELFKVKADFDVVMDRNDENAGKYADFMCNLVREEKLRHLGRDAIARVIEYGSRLAEDQQKLSTRFAAIADLIREANFYAAGDGADQIEKQHVTKAIEEKVYRSNLIQKKIEEYIQRGIFLIDTEGEKVGQVNGLSVIGLGDFAFGRPSKVTASIGVGREGIVDIEREAALGGPIHTKGVLIINGYLNNNYARDKPLSLSARLVFEQSYEGIEGDSASSTELYALLSALSGLPLKQYLAVTGSVNQKGEVQAIGGVNEKLEGFYEVCKAKGLNGNQGVLIPASNAQNLMLKEEVVEAAKAGRFRIYPVRTIDEGIEILTGVPAGTRREDGTYEEGTVNYLVDRRLREMAETMRGFQPTMMK
- a CDS encoding NifB/NifX family molybdenum-iron cluster-binding protein; amino-acid sequence: MRIAIAQDGNQVSGHFGHCEGYAIFDVEGSVIYRRNDLPNPGHEPGRLPAFLAEHGVDLIIAGGMGPRAVDLFHEKGIEVLLGISGNVDYIAQDYIAGRLSPGESTCHHEDGGECGGH
- a CDS encoding NifB/NifX family molybdenum-iron cluster-binding protein — encoded protein: MTVCITARAAGTDAPAEQRFGRAPCFVFIDTETGKSESVENPFTGVAGGVAPRAVQVLSEHGATVLITGQIGGNAARALEAGGIKAYAYRGSGSVADALAAYTAGNLKPL
- a CDS encoding ATP-binding protein, translated to MRVAIASGKGGTGKSTVAANLAWALARSRDVALVDCDAEEPNLHLFFPAPATDVPVTTPVPEIDAARCTLCGECGRFCRFGALTVLKDRVLIFPELCRSCGGCSLVCPQGAVRETSRTIGRVACSRPSPHLTLIGGILNEGEVQAPGVIRAAKTLAEGRPLTIYDAPPGTSCPAVETLEGSDACILVTESTPFGLHDLRLAVEVAETLGVPTGVVINRSDGQDEATVAFCRERGLPVLMTIPFSREIAAVQNRGGLISRDLPGWEERFAGLFEAVLGVSP
- a CDS encoding nucleotide-binding protein, translated to MIRLAVVSGKGGTGKTMVTAALADIGGVPQVLADCDVDAANLALLLAPRRLTTEEFRGLAAARIDPARCRDCGICADRCRFGAIVRRDDAWTVDALHCEGCGVCAYACPMGAISMEPRVCGEIYTSTTDLGDLAHARLFPGSGNSGLLVTEVKKRAAALSKGADLMLADGPPGIGCPLIATVGGMGAVLIVTEPGISALHDLGRLVTVCRRFDVRIFVAINRFDLAEDICREIEDYCAKEDITVAGKIPFDPAVVAAVQSGRPATRGDSPAAEALRALRDNLFRELGLQ
- a CDS encoding CxxC-x17-CxxC domain-containing protein; the encoded protein is MSNPMDYNRSNRNFGGPRNFGGPREMTKTICSDCGKECEVPFKPTEGRPVYCQDCLPKHRKPRF
- the thiC gene encoding phosphomethylpyrimidine synthase ThiC — translated: MKTQIEEAREGTITSRMAAVASAEGIDAEDLRYSVAAGEAVIMTRGSCSIGIGRGLRTKVNVNLGTSTARVRPAEEVEKARTAERHGADTITDLSAGGEISAIRQAIFAATTLPVTTVPIYQTAAEIGLDAMTAEDILATIRSQAEEGVSSFVLHAVGREMIDAAWDGERIMGVVSKGGSITAAYMLAHDVENPFVEHFDEILAILKEHDIVLSLGNTMRSGCIHDEMDEAQKMEMRWNARLAAYAHERGVQTIIEGLGGHVRADRIPRYLRRYREYSPAPLFVAGPLPIDTAVGYDHIAGCVGASIASGAGADYLCYLTPAEHLGLPTPDQVREGLIAFKIAAHIGDSIKYGLDDEDLALARSRSRLDWDGQVAHAVDPETARTLAPEPGPCTMCGDFCAVAMMKRLKEQR